Proteins encoded in a region of the Streptomyces sp. NBC_00513 genome:
- a CDS encoding winged helix-turn-helix transcriptional regulator, translating into MAQRTHLGDADCSIAQALDVVGDWWTLLVVRDAARGVHRFEEFQRELGVSRKVLTERLKLLVEAGVLTREPYQERPVRHEYRLTPRGRGLLPVLVALQDWGDTWILGEGEMTATTEESSREAARVHALLGTRVPELLLPDRFGEPRDPVADAPFTVLYCFPGAYARAESYPPGWAGIPGAKGCTLESCTFRDQLAEFTAAGATVQGVSTQRPDEQREFAEAERLRFPLLSDAELALTSALRLPTFRAAGVSRLKRLTLVLDRDRTVREVIYPITDIEAGVRTALEAVRAAP; encoded by the coding sequence ATGGCCCAGCGCACGCACCTCGGCGACGCGGACTGCTCCATCGCCCAGGCCCTCGACGTCGTGGGCGACTGGTGGACGCTGCTCGTCGTGCGCGACGCCGCGCGCGGCGTGCACCGGTTCGAGGAGTTCCAGCGCGAGCTCGGCGTCTCCCGCAAGGTCCTGACCGAGCGGCTGAAACTGCTGGTCGAGGCCGGGGTGTTGACGCGCGAGCCGTACCAGGAACGCCCGGTGCGGCACGAGTACCGACTCACCCCGCGCGGCCGGGGGCTGCTGCCGGTGCTGGTGGCCCTCCAGGACTGGGGGGACACCTGGATCCTGGGAGAGGGAGAGATGACGGCGACGACCGAGGAATCCTCGCGGGAGGCGGCGCGGGTGCACGCGCTGCTCGGTACCCGGGTGCCGGAGCTGCTGCTCCCGGACCGGTTCGGGGAGCCCCGCGACCCCGTGGCGGACGCGCCGTTCACGGTCCTGTACTGCTTCCCGGGCGCCTACGCCCGGGCCGAGTCCTATCCGCCGGGGTGGGCCGGGATCCCCGGGGCGAAGGGGTGCACGCTGGAATCCTGCACGTTCCGGGACCAGTTGGCCGAGTTCACGGCGGCGGGCGCGACGGTGCAGGGCGTCTCCACCCAGCGGCCGGACGAGCAGCGGGAGTTCGCCGAGGCGGAGCGGTTGCGCTTCCCGCTCCTCTCGGACGCGGAACTCGCGCTGACCTCGGCGCTGCGGCTGCCGACCTTCCGCGCGGCCGGGGTGAGCCGGCTCAAGCGGCTGACCCTCGTCCTGGACCGGGACCGGACGGTGCGCGAGGTGATCTACCCGATCACGGACATCGAGGCCGGCGTCCGAACCGCCCTGGAGGCGGTCCGCGCCGCCCCCTGA
- a CDS encoding TetR/AcrR family transcriptional regulator, translated as MPAGAVRRHDPERRQRIIDAAIRVVGAKGIAGLSHRTVAAEADVPLGSTTYHFKTLDDLLVAALRQANEHFVLVPDPAEPDLATALARLLGELLAAGRDRGRVELEYELYLAALRRPALRPVAAEWCASVAAALGGRTDPVTARALVAVMDGISLQVLLTDAEYDPAYARDILGRVLAGA; from the coding sequence ATGCCGGCCGGAGCGGTGCGCCGCCACGACCCGGAACGGCGGCAGCGGATCATCGACGCGGCGATCCGGGTGGTGGGCGCCAAGGGCATCGCGGGCCTGAGTCACCGCACCGTGGCGGCGGAGGCGGACGTCCCCCTGGGATCCACGACCTACCACTTCAAGACCCTGGACGACCTCCTCGTGGCGGCCCTGCGCCAGGCGAACGAGCATTTCGTCCTGGTGCCCGACCCCGCGGAGCCGGACCTCGCGACGGCGCTCGCCCGGCTGCTGGGGGAGCTCCTGGCGGCGGGCCGGGACCGGGGACGGGTGGAGTTGGAGTACGAGCTGTACCTGGCGGCCCTGCGCCGCCCTGCGCTGCGGCCGGTGGCCGCCGAGTGGTGCGCGTCCGTGGCGGCGGCGCTGGGCGGGCGGACGGACCCCGTGACGGCGCGGGCGCTGGTGGCGGTGATGGACGGGATCAGTCTCCAGGTCCTGCTGACGGACGCGGAGTACGACCCGGCGTACGCGCGGGACATCCTGGGGCGGGTGCTGGCCGGGGCGTGA
- a CDS encoding MFS transporter yields MLRGFKDVPRVVWLLAAGVFVNAVVGFTFVFVFVYLVGPRGLGAAPAGLAVGVGGVGLVAGNFTGGWYGDRFGHRRVLLTAAAFGGLALACLPFLPTPLLCALLPAVQYASGVIRAANSALVAVTVPEGARRQAYAVVRCASNGGFTLGPPLGALVAAGLSYDWLFVADGVGTLVLAVWTARIVPARGAGHGPAAARDGGPGRGVTAELRARPALLVLLAAVLVVDVVYRQQYSTLPIFLADHGFDIRAFGLVVALNGGVVLLLELPAAVALRERPPLAVVGTGLLLVGAGHAVLIAGAGLASAVVMMVLLSLGEILYKTTATAYVADQAPAHAVGRFQSLYAGVSVSGVVLGAPLGGALYATAPGLLWPACAVLAAGAGVAVLWTARRPRRPRRRDPMAGRAQDPMAGHAREARPGRAGSRDLQRAEGAGADRLAAGATGGQEAGTDSRAPSATRGATVT; encoded by the coding sequence ATGTTGCGAGGGTTCAAGGACGTGCCGAGGGTGGTGTGGCTCCTGGCGGCCGGGGTGTTCGTCAACGCCGTCGTCGGCTTCACCTTCGTCTTCGTCTTCGTGTACCTGGTCGGACCGCGCGGCCTCGGCGCCGCGCCGGCCGGCCTCGCCGTCGGCGTCGGTGGCGTCGGCCTGGTCGCCGGCAACTTCACCGGAGGCTGGTACGGCGACCGCTTCGGCCACCGCCGGGTACTGCTCACCGCCGCCGCGTTCGGCGGCCTCGCCCTGGCCTGCCTTCCGTTCCTGCCCACCCCGCTGCTGTGCGCCCTCCTGCCGGCCGTCCAGTACGCGTCCGGGGTGATTCGCGCCGCCAACTCCGCGCTCGTCGCCGTCACCGTCCCCGAGGGCGCCCGCCGGCAGGCCTACGCCGTCGTACGGTGCGCCTCCAACGGCGGCTTCACCCTCGGCCCGCCACTCGGGGCGCTGGTCGCGGCCGGCCTCTCGTACGACTGGCTGTTCGTCGCCGACGGCGTGGGCACCCTCGTCCTCGCCGTCTGGACCGCCCGGATCGTCCCGGCCCGCGGTGCCGGCCACGGACCCGCCGCGGCCCGGGACGGGGGTCCGGGCCGCGGCGTCACCGCCGAGCTGCGGGCCCGCCCCGCCCTGCTCGTCCTGCTCGCCGCCGTCCTCGTCGTGGACGTCGTCTACCGGCAGCAGTACTCCACCCTTCCGATCTTCCTCGCCGACCACGGCTTCGACATCCGCGCCTTCGGGCTGGTCGTCGCCCTCAACGGCGGGGTCGTCCTGCTGCTGGAACTGCCCGCCGCCGTCGCCCTGCGCGAGCGCCCGCCCCTGGCCGTCGTCGGCACCGGACTGCTCCTCGTCGGAGCCGGTCACGCGGTGCTGATCGCCGGAGCGGGCCTCGCGAGCGCCGTCGTGATGATGGTGTTGCTCAGCCTCGGGGAGATCCTCTACAAGACCACCGCCACCGCCTACGTGGCCGACCAGGCCCCGGCGCACGCGGTCGGCCGCTTCCAGAGCCTGTACGCGGGGGTCTCGGTCAGCGGCGTCGTCCTCGGCGCACCGCTCGGCGGGGCCCTGTACGCCACCGCCCCCGGGCTGCTGTGGCCGGCGTGCGCGGTTCTGGCCGCCGGCGCCGGGGTCGCGGTGCTGTGGACCGCCCGTCGGCCGCGCCGGCCCCGGCGCCGGGATCCGATGGCCGGGCGGGCTCAGGATCCGATGGCCGGGCACGCTCGGGAGGCGCGACCCGGGCGGGCGGGGAGCCGTGACCTCCAGAGGGCGGAGGGCGCCGGGGCCGACCGCCTCGCCGCCGGCGCGACGGGCGGGCAGGAAGCCGGGACCGACTCCCGCGCGCCGAGCGCGACACGCGGCGCGACCGTCACATGA
- a CDS encoding multidrug efflux SMR transporter, translating to MPYVLLAAAIAAEVAGTTAMKFSEGFTKLWPSIGTVLGYLIAFTLLAQTLKTMSVGTAYAIWAGVGTAAIAAIGMLFLGEAATAAKIAGIALIIGGVVLLNLGGAAH from the coding sequence TACGTACTGCTTGCCGCGGCCATCGCCGCCGAGGTCGCCGGCACGACCGCCATGAAGTTCAGCGAAGGCTTCACGAAGCTGTGGCCCTCGATCGGCACGGTCCTGGGCTACCTCATCGCCTTCACCCTGCTCGCGCAGACCCTGAAGACGATGTCGGTGGGAACGGCGTACGCGATCTGGGCGGGCGTCGGCACGGCCGCCATCGCCGCCATCGGCATGCTGTTCCTCGGGGAGGCGGCGACCGCGGCGAAGATCGCCGGAATCGCGCTGATCATCGGCGGGGTCGTCCTGCTGAACCTCGGCGGGGCGGCCCACTGA